A part of Entelurus aequoreus isolate RoL-2023_Sb linkage group LG10, RoL_Eaeq_v1.1, whole genome shotgun sequence genomic DNA contains:
- the zgc:112083 gene encoding histone H4 transcription factor: MTTTKRLDHFEVLCEWSSCSYRGHSMEELSDHMSLHLRDYLGDKDALEELDEYACLWKGCEFLSMGSPAELEVHAYFHNYHGKLKFVGSQLLKSRPDLPSCNEAVHSNNLLPEGSDGHVCQWEKCDSTFNNPEWFYRHVDNHVESAEQQPLSFQQQALFCHWSGCDAFFKIRYRLREHMRSHTQKRLVACPTCGSMFSSNTKLFDHLHRQAEPMESLVCEHCGKAFSSERLLRDHVRQHVNQVKCPFCDMTCTTLAALKIHIRFRHCDERPFPCDFCDKRFKNQRDLQKHTDVHNEGSVFHCSVEGCEYSCQTFQTMNHHFKRVHEVGGMSKYKCHICDKVFSWCYTLTLHLRKKHELKWPSGHSRFRYRKDVDGFLKLNMVRVETVEVSKEIMKNMAKKPPSLRKSPRTRSERAAATPDRGRASSPPSSSASSSASPCSSEQSASPHGGGDSPVYCIMSTIPHIEDEAGGPAQEDCEAGGTSGAVQALTAVARGLGMDVV, from the exons ATGAATATGCCTGCCTGTGGAAGGGCTGTGAGTTCCTCTCCATGGGCAGCCCCGCAGAGCTGGAGGTCCACGCTTACTTCCACAACTATCACGGCAAGCTCAAGTTCGTCGGTTCGCAGCTGCTCAAGTCCCGCCCCGACCTCCCCAGCTGCAACGAAGCGGTGCACAGCAACAACCTTTTACCGGAGGGATCCGACGGACATGTTTGCCAGTGGGAGAAGTGCGAC AGTACATTTAACAACCCCGAATGGTTCTACCGCCATGTGGACAATCATGTTGAAAGTGCCGAACAGCAGCCTCTCTCATTTCAACAGCAGGCTCTCTTCTGCCACTGGTCAG GCTGCGACGCCTTCTTCAAGATTCGCTATCGTCTGAGGGAACATATGCGCAGCCACACTCAAAAGCGACTGGTGGCCTGTCCCACCTGTGGTAGCATGTTCTCCAGCAACACCAAGCTCTTCGATCACCTCCACAGACAGGCCGAGCCAATGG AGTCTCTGGTGTGTGAGCACTGTGGCAAAGCCTTTTCCAGTGAGAGACTTTTGAGGGATCATGTGCGTCAGCATG TCAATCAGGTCAAGTGTCCTTTCTGTGATATGACTTGCACCACGTTGGCTGCTCTGAAGATCCACATCCGGTTCCGTCACTGTGACGAGCGACCCTTCCCTTGTGACTTCTGTGATAAAAG aTTTAAGAACCAGCGTGACCTCCAGAAGCACACAGACGTCCACAACGAGGGTTCCGTGTTCCACTGCTCCGTAGAAGGCTGCGAGTATTCCTGCCAGACATTCCAAACCATGAACCATCACTTCAAGAGGGTGCATGAG GTGGGGGGGATGTCCAAATATAAATGTCACATTTGTGACAAGGTGTTCTCCTGGTGTTACACGCTCACTCTTCATCTACGAAAGAAGCACGAGCTCAAGTGGCCTTCAGGACATTCACGTTTCAG ATACAGGAAAGATGTCGACGGCTTCTTGAAACTGAACATGGTGCGCGTGGAGACGGTGGAAGTGAGCAAAGAGATCATGAAGAACATGGCCAAGAAACCTCCCAGCCTTCGCAAGAGTCCGAGAACACGCAGCGAAAGAGCCGCTGCCACGCCCGACAGGGGACGTGCCTCTTCGCCGCCATCTTCCTCCGCTTCATCCTCTGCTTCGCCGTGCTCCTCAGAACAGTCGGCCAGCCCGCACGGAGGCGGCGACTCACCCGTCTACTGCATCATGAGCACCATTCCTCACATCGAGGACGAAGCTGGCGGGCCCGCACAGGAGGACTGTGAGGCCGGGGGGACATCTGGAGCCGTGCAGGCGCTGACGGCGGTGGCGAGAGGTCTGGGCATGGACGTGGTCTGA